A single window of Kwoniella bestiolae CBS 10118 chromosome 4, complete sequence DNA harbors:
- a CDS encoding 5'/3'-nucleotidase SurE gives MPRLQTYKDRPVILLTNDDGPPCASSPNIFSFCKLLQSRLGWDVRVVIPDCQKSWVGKAYAISDVISASYFYPLEPDGLTGDITTTSRPLKDGETMEWILLSGTPATCTNIALHNLYPGEIDLVVSGPNHGRNSSTAFALSSGTLGAALAGALSIPLPGPSTGEPSLHVDHIPCIAVSYGVVTRPVTSRVLELATDAAVDVCEKLFDDWGWDEDHEKGRHLVQVYSVNIPLVAGDLEVGRRKTAWTNMWRNSYGRLFKTTTLTQANYDPGDNSNQNHSSPSSSANQPQNTNITPSTATTSTAGPGALPTPAPSSPTLDTDGQLRFHFAPNMKPLLFPPVDSLPVGSDAWAFAKGYIGVTPMRAQFAGPIEGGYGFGREENDGKKAGSLWE, from the exons ATGCCCCGTCTACAGACGTACAAGGACCGGCCTGTAATACTGCTCACG AACGATGACGGTCCTCCCTGCGCTTCATCCCCTAACATCTTCTCATTCTGCAAGCTCCTTCAATCGCGCTTGGGGTGGGACGTCAGAGTGGTGATACCGGATTGCCAGAAATCATG GGTGGGGAAAGCCTATGCAATTAGCGATGTCATTTCAGCGAGCTACTTCTACCCTCTTG AACCGGACGGGCTTACTGGAGATATCACTACTACTTCTAGGCCGTTGAAAGATGGAGAAACAATGGAATGGATACTTCTTTCCGGT ACACCAGCAACATGTACCAACATAGCATTACATAACCTCTATCCAGGTGAAATTGACTTGGTGGTTTCTGGACCCAACC ATGGAAGGAACTCCTCAACAGCATTTGCCCTATCATCCGGCACACTGGGAGCAGCCCTAGCAGGAGCACTCTCGATACCTCTCCCTGGCCCTTCAACAGGCGAACCATCATTACATGTCGATCACATACCCTGTATAGCAGTCTCCTATGGTGTAGTCACCAGACCAGTCACCTCAAGAGTGTTAGAGCTGGCTACAGACGCTGCGGTTGACGTGTGTGAGAAGCTGTTCGACGATTgggggtgggatgaggatcaTGAGAAGGGAAGACATCTCGTACAGGTCTATTCGGTGAATATACCGCTTGTCGCAGGTGATCTGGAagtgggaaggaggaagacggCATGGACGAATATGTGGAGGAACTCTTATGGTAGATTATTCAAGACTACTACATT GACACAGGCAAACTACGATCCAGGAGACAACTCCAACCAGAATCattcatccccctcatcctcagcgAACCAACCTCAGAATACTAACATCACGCCCAGTACAGCTACCACATCCACAGCTGGACCAGGTGCTCTTCCCACCCCTgcaccatcttcacctactCTCGACACCGATGGTCAATTACGATTCCACTTCGCACCCAATATGAAACCACTCTTATTCCCTCCTGTGGATAGCTTACCTGTAGGATCAGATGCGTGGGCATTCGCCAAGGGATATATCGGGGTGACGCCCATGAGAGCGCAGTTTGCTGGACCAATAGAAGGTGGATATGGGTtcgggagggaggagaatgatgggaagaaggctGGGAGTCTGTGGGAGTAG
- a CDS encoding pre-mRNA-processing-splicing factor 8 yields MSAPPGFGSMPPPPGFPAQPNGEDSRMDGDFFGQLSQDEIEKKARKWRQSQKRRFDPKRRQGGGGGIDFGKADLPPEHIRKIIKDHGDMSNRKFRNDKRVHLGALKYVPHAVMKLLENIPMPWEQVREVPVLYHISGAITFVNEVPQVIEPVYHAQWASMWLAMRREKRDRRHFKRMRFPPFDDEEPPMDYGDNVLDVEPLEAIQLELDEEDDEAILDWFYDPKPLLDTPHVNGSSYKYFQLSLPQLANLYRIGRQLLSDYSDNNAFYLFDKKSFFTAKSLNIALPGGPKFEPLYRDTEAFDEDWNEFNDINKVIIRGVIRSEYKVAFPHLYNSVPRSVHIGPYHEPKNVYIKTDDPDLPAFYFDPLINPISQRVVQEAHTPLVSHEDAVFGFGNDEDEEFELPDELEPFLDTKDLSNDNTADAIALYWAPYPYNLRSGKMKRAQDVPLIKNFYLEHCPPDQPVKIRVSYQKLLKVYVLNAIHHKRPKAMAKRNLFRSLKNTKFFQSTNLDWVEAGLQVCRQGYNMLNLLIHRKNLNYLHLDYNLNLKPIKTLTTKERKKSRFGNAFHLCREILRLTKLIVDAHVQYRLGNVDAFQLADGLQYMFAHVGQLTGMYRYKYKLMKQIRMCKDLKHLIYSRFNTGPVGKGPGVGFWAPGWRVWLFFMRGIVPLLERWLGNLLARQFEGRNSKGTAKTVTKQRVESHFDLELRAAVMHDILDMMPESIKANKAKTILQHLSEAWRCWKANIPWKVPGMPAAIENIILRYIKSKADWWSSVAHYNRERIRRGATVDKAVVRKNLGRLTRLYLKAEQERQNGYLKDGPYISSEEAVAIYTSTVHWLESRKFAPIPFPPLSYKHDTKLLVLALEKLKEAYSVHGRLNQSQREELALVEQAYDNPHECLSRIKRLLLTQRAFKEAGIEFFDTYDKLIPCYDIEPVEKITDAYLDQFLWYEADKRGLFPNWIKPSDNEPPPLLVYKWCQGINNLTDVWDTSDGECVVMMETVLSRVYEKVDFTLLNRLLRLILDHNLADYITAKNNITLTFKDMSHVNAYGMIRGLQFSSFVFQFYGLVLDLLILGLQRASELAGPPGAPNGFLQFRDSDTETRHPIRFYTRYVDRIHILFRFTSDEARDLIQRYLSANPDPNNENMHNYNNKRCWPKDCRMRLNKHDVNLGRAVWWNVKSSLPRSLTTIEWEDSFCSVYSKDNPQLLFSMSGFEVRILPRIRTQHGEQYSLKDGVWNLTQESTKERTAQAFLRVSDQGVNDFNNRIRQVLMSSGSATFSKVINKEVLWNTALIGLMTYYREAVVHTNELLDSLVKAENKVQTRVKVGLNSKMPSRFPPCVFYSPKELGGLGMLSMGFVLIPQSDLRWSKQTDSGGITHFRSGMTHEEDQLIPNLYRYLQPWEAEFLDSARVWSEYAMKRKEATASNRRLTLEDLEDSWDRGIPRVNTLFQKDRHTLAYDKGWRVRAFFSQYFRLRNQPFIWTNNRHDGKLWNLNSYRVDVIAALGGVEGILEHSLFKGTAFPTWEGLFWEKASGFEESMKYKKLTNAQRSGLSQIPNRRFTMWWSPTINRANVYVGFQVQLDLTGVFMHGKLPTLKISFIQIFRAHLWQKIHESVTMDLCQVFDQELEALQIETVQKETIHPRKSYKMNSSASDILLFSSYKWQISRPSLLTDNRDTFDGTTSNKFWLDIQLRWGDFDSHDIERYARAKFLDYSSDSQSIYPSPTGVLIALDLAYNLYSAYGNYFPGLKPLLQQAMAKIMKANPALYVLRERIRKGLQLYSSEPTEPYLNSSNYSELFSNQIIWFVDDTNVYRVTVHKTFEGNLTTKPINGAIFIFNPRTGQLFLKIIHTSVWAGQKRLGQLAKWKTAEEVAALVRSLPVEEQPKQVIVTRKGMLDPLEVHLLDFPNIVIKGSELQLPFQATLKMEKFGDLILRATQPQMVLFNLYDDWLKSISSYTAFSRLILILRALHVNNEKAKIILRPDRSTITESYHIWPTLSDDQWMSVEVALKDLILADFGKRNSVNVASLTASEIRDIILGMEIAAPSVQRQQMAEIEKTTEAQSQVTALQTKTTNIHGDEIVTTTTTNYEQQTFASKSDWRVRAISATNLPLRVNHIFVGNDDVKDDAGSFTYVIPKNVLKTFIVNGDLRTQVVAYLYGTSPPDNPQVKEIKAVAWVPQRGSNNGVELPAALPKHDFLLKDLEPLGWIKTQSQELNHLSPADVTTQAKIMANHSEWGPQSICVTCSFTPGSVSLNAWELSVAGFEWGRKNQDVTGQHPGFNPSMANRVQLLLSDRILGMTLVPEGGVWNYGVGLTQSWSDKLPYSMTLDKPESFWAPCHRPNAFLNFASMEGDDAADVENSLE; encoded by the exons ATGTCGGCTCCACCAGGATTCGGCAGTATGCCTCCCCCGCCAGGATTTCCCGCTCAACCGAACGGAGAGGATAGTAGGATGGATGGAGATTTCTTTGGACAACTGAGTcaggatgagattgagaagaaggctagGAAGTGGAGACAATCGCAGAAGAGGCGATTCGACCCTAAGAGGAGAcagggtggtggtggtgggattGATTTTGGTAAAGCC GATCTACCACCAGAACATATTCGAAAGATCATCAAGGATCATGGAGATATGTCAAATAGGAAGTTCAGGAATGACAAGCGTGTGCATTTGGGAGCATTGAAATATGTTCCTCACGCTGTGATGAAGCTGTTAGAGAATATTCCTATGCCctgggag CAAGTACGAGAAGTACCCGTGTTATATCACATTTCAGGTGCCATCACGTTTGTGAACGAGGTGCCTCAAGTGATCGAACCAGTG TACCACGCACAATGGGCATCGATGTGGCTAGCGATGAGGCGAGAGAAGCGAGATCGACGACATTTCAAGCGAATGCGATTCCCGCCATTTGACGACGAGGAGCCACCGATGGACTATGGGGATAACGTATTGGATGTGGAACCATTAGAAGCTATTCAATTGGAAttggacgaagaagatgacgaagctATCTTGGATTGGTTCTACGATCCCAAACCATTGTTGGATACTCCTCATGTCAACGGATCAAGCTACAAATATTTCCAATTGTCGTTACCTCAATTAGCGAACTTGTACCGCATCGGTCGACAGCTGTTATCGGATTATTCAGATAACAATGCGTTCTACCTGTTCGACAAGAAGAGTTTCTTCACTGCCAAATCTTTGAATATCGCTTTACCCGGTGGTCCGAAGTTCGAACCTCTTTATCGAGATACAGAAGCATTCGATGAAGATTGGAACGAATTCAACGATATCAACAAAGTCATCATTCGTGGTGTGATTAGATCAGAATACAAAGTCGCTTTCCCCCACTTATACAACAGTGTACCTCGTTCAGTCCACATTGGCCCATATCACGAACCGAAGAACGTATACATCAAGACCGACGATCCCGACCTCCCAGCATTCTACTTCGACCCACTCATCAACCCTATCTCACAACGTGTAGTCCAAGAGGCACATACGCCACTTGTATCGCACGAAGATGCTGTATTTGGATTTGGTaatgacgaggatgaagaattCGAATTGCCGGATGAACTGGAACCTTTCCTCGATACCAAGGATCTCAGCAATGATAACACTGCGGATGCCATTGCATTGTACTGGGCACCATACCCTTATAATCTGAGAAGcggaaagatgaagagagcTCAGGATGTACCTCTGATCAAGAACTTCTATCTGGAACATTGTCCACCCGACCAACCAGTCAAGATCAGGGTATCGTACCAGAAATTACTCAAGGTATACGTACTGAATGCTATACATCACAAACGACCTAAGGCCATGGCCAAGAGGAATTTGTTCAGATCATTGAAAAACACCAAATTCTTTCAAAGCACGAATTTAGATTGGGTAGAAGCGGGTTTACAAGTCTGTCGACAGGGATACAACATGTTGAATCTCCTGATTCATCGAAAGAACTTGAATTATCTGCATCTCGATTACAACCTCAACTTGAAACCTATCAAGACGTTGACAAccaaggaaaggaagaaatcAAGATTCGGAAATGCCTTCCACCTCTGTCGAGAAATTCTGAGATTGACGAAACTCATCGTAGATGCTCATGTGCAATATCGATTGGGTAACGTCGATGCCTTCCAATTGGCCGATGGTCTTCAATACATGTTCGCCCATGTTGGTCAGTTGACGGGAATGTACAGATACAAGTACAAGTTGATGAAGCAGATTAGAATGTGTAAAGACCTTAAACATCTCATTTATTCAAGATTCAACACCGGTCCAGTCGGGAAGGGTCCTGGTGTAGGTTTCTGGGCACCAGGTTGGAGAGTATGGTTGTTCTTCATGAGAGGTATTGTACCGCTGTTGGAGAGGTGGTTAGGAAATTTATTGGCGAGACAATTCGAAGGTAGAAATTCCAAGGGAACTGCTAAGACGGTGACGAAGCAGAGAGTGGAGTCGCATTTCGATTTGGAGTTGCGTGCTGCGGTTATGCACGATATCTTAGA TATGATGCCCGAGAGTATCAAAGCCAACAAGGCCAAAACCATCCTACAGCACCTTTCCGAGGCTTGGCGATGCTGGAAAGCCAATATTCCATGGAAAGTGCCCGGTATGCCTGCCGCCATTGAGAATATTATCTTGAGATACATCAAAAGCAAGGCAGACTGGTGGTCTAGTGTGGCACATTACAACAG AGAACGAATTAGACGAGGTGCCACTGTCGACAAGGCTGTTGTCCGAAAGAACCTCGGTAGATTGACTCGACTGTATCTCAAGGCCGAACAAGAAAGACAGAATGGATACCTCAAAGATGGTCCCTACATCTCCTCAGAGGAGGCAGTAGCGATCTACACCTCGACTGTCCATTGGTTGGAATCGCGAAAATTCGCTCCtattcccttccctcccttaTCCTACAAACACGATACCAAGTTACTTGTACTCGCCCTGGAGAAGCTCAAGGAGGCCTACTCAGTACACGGGAGATTGAATCAATCCCAGCGAGAAGAACTGGCATTGGTCGAACAAGCTTATGATAACCCTCACGAATGTCTGTCTCGAATCAAGAGATTGTTATTGACTCAACGAGCATTCAAGGAAGCTGGAATAGAGTTCTTCGATACCTACGATAAGCTCATTCCATGCTATGATATCGAGCCTGTCGAGAAGATCACGGACGCCTATTTGGATCAGTTCCTATGGTATGAAGCGGACAAGAGAGGACTGTTCCCCAACTGGATCAAACCTTCGGATAACGAACCTCCCCCTCTGTTGGTGTACAAATGGTGTCAGGGTATCAATAATTTGACGGATGTTTGGGATACCTCGGATGGAGAATGTGTGGTCATGATGGAGACTGTTCTTTCGAGAGTGTATGAGAAGGTCGATTTCACCTTGCTCAACaggctgttgaggttgatcttGGACCACAACTTGGCGGATTATATTACTGCCAAGAACAACATCACTCTTACTTTCAAGGATATGTCGCACGTCAACGCATACGGTATGATCCGAGGATTACAGTTCTCCTCATTCGTCTTCCAGTTCTACGGTCTAGTTCTAGATCTGCTCATTCTCGGTCTCCAAAGAGCGAGTGAGCTCGCGGGACCACCAGGAGCACCAAATG GTTTCCTCCAATTCAGAGACTCAGATACCGAGACCAGACACCCTATCAGGTTCTACACCCGATACGTCGACCGAatccatatcctcttccgATTTACCTCCGACGAGGCACGAGATCTCATCCAACGATACCTCAGTGCCAACCCCGATCCGAACAACGAGAATATGCACAACTACAACAACAAGAGGTGTTGGCCCAAGGACTGTaggatgagattgaacaAGCATGACGTCAATTTGGGTAGAGCAGTGTGGTGGAACGTCAAATCTTCATTACCTAGATCATTGACTACCATCGAATGGGAAGATTCATTCTGTTCCGTCTACTCGAAGGATAACCCtcaactcctcttctctaTGAGTGGGTTCGAAGTTCGAATCTTGCCTAGAATACGAACGCAGCATGGAGAACAGTACTCGCTTAAAGATGGTGTTTGGAACTTGACGCAGGAGTCCACCAAAGAAAGGACCGCCCAAGCCTTCCTCCGAGTTTCGGACCAAGGTGTCAATGACTTCAATAATCGAATTAGACAGGTTCTGATGAGCTCAGGGTCTGCCACGTTCTCAAAAGTAATCAATAAGGAAGTCTT GTGGAATACAGCTCTGATTGGTCTCATGACATATTACCGAGAAGCAGTGGTCCACACCAACGAACTGCTCGACTCCCTCGTCAAAGCTGAGAATAAGGTTCAGACCCGAGTCAAGGTGGGATTAAACTCCAAGATGCCTTCAAGATTCCCCCCTTGTGTATTCTATTCTCCCAAGGAATTAGGTGGTTTGGGAATGTTGTCGATGGGTTTCGTCTTGATCCCTCAATCCGACCTCCGATGGTCTAAACAAACCGATAGTGGCGGTATCACCCACTTCCGATCCGGTATGACACACGAGGAAGATCAACTCATTCCCAACCTGTATCGATACCTCCAACCTTGGGAGGCAGAGTTCCTGGATTCAGCGAGAGTATGGTCCGAATACGCcatgaagagaaaggaagcCACCGCCTCGAACAGGAGATTGACATTGGAAGATTTAGAGGATTCTTGGGATAGAGGTATTCCCCGAGTGAACACCTTGTTCCAGAAGGATCGTCATACACTCGCGTACGATAAAGGATGGAGAGTCAGAGCATTCTTCTCGCAATACTTCAGATTACGAAACCAACCTTTCATCTGGACCAACAACAGGCATGACGGTAAATTGTGGAATCTCAACTCATACCGAGTAGATGTGATTGCCGCTTTAGGTGGTGTAGAGGGTATTTTGGAGCACTCTCTCTTCAAGGGTACCGCTTTCCCTACTTGGGAAGGTCTTTTCTGGGAGAAGGCATCCG GTTTCGAGGAATCCATGAAATATAAGAAGCTCACCAACGCTCAAAGATCGGGTCTTTCTCAGATTCCT AATCGACGTTTCACCATGTGGTGGTCCCCTACG ATCAACCGAGCGAACGTTTAT GTCGGTTTCCAAGTGCAGCTAGATCTCACAGGAGTGTTCATGCACGGCAAGCTGCCGACTCT GAAAATCTCGTTCATCCAGATCTTCAGAGCCCATTTGTGGCAGA AGATCCACGAGTCCGTTACAATGGATTTATGTCAAGTATTCGACCAGGAACTCGAGGCCCTTCAAATCGAGACCGTACAAAAGGAGACCATCCACCCGAGAAAATCCTACAAGATGAACTCTTCGGCTTCGGATatcctcttgttctcttcctACAAATGGCAGATCTCCCGACCATCCTTGCTCACCGATAACAGGGATACCTTCGATGGAACCACCTCCAACAAGTTCTGGTTGGATATCCAACTCCGATGGGGTGATTTCGATTCCCACGATATCGAACGATACGCTCGAGCGAAGTTCTTAGATTACTCGTCCGACAGTCAATCGATTTATCCTTCGCCTACTGGTGTATTGATTGCTCTCGACTTGGCATACAACCTTTACTCGGCATACGGTAATTACTTCCCAGGATTGAAACCATTGCTTCAGCAAGCTATGGCGAAGATCATGAAAGCCAATCCTGCATTATACGTACTCAGAGAACGAATCAGGAAAGGTCTTCAACTGTATTCATCTGAACCTACCGAACCATACTTGAACTCTTCCAACTACTCCGAATTGTTCTCCAACCAAATCATCTGGTTCGTGGACGATACCAACGTATATCGAGTCACTGTTCACAAGACCTTCGAAGGTAACTTGACTACCAAACCTATCAACGGtgccatcttcatcttcaaccctAGAACCGGTCAACTGTTCTTGAAGATCATCCACACCTCCGTATGGGCAGGTCAGAAACGTTTGGGTCAATTGGCTAAATGGAAGACTGCCGAAGAAGTTGCCGCGTTGGTCAGGTCGTTACCTGTTGAAGAACAACCTAAACAGGTCATCGTCACCAGGAAAGGAATGTTGGATCCTTTGGAAGTCCATTTGTTGGATTTCCCTAACATTGTGATTAAGGGTTCGGAATTGCAATTGCCCTTCCAAGCTACgttgaagatggaaaaattcggtgatttgatcttg CGTGCCACCCAACCCCAGATGGTCCTGTTCAACTTGTACGACGACTGGCTCAagtccatctcatcatacaccGCTTTCTCGCGACTTATCTTAATTCTCCGTGCTCTTCACGTCAACAACGAAAAGGCCAAGATCATCCTTCGTCCCGATCGATCAACTATCACTGAATCCTATCACATTTGGCCAACGTTGTCCGATGATCAATGGATGTCGGTCGAAGTAGCATTGAAGGATCTGATCTTGGCGGACTTCGGTAAACGAAACTCTGTTAATGTCGCCTCCCTCACCGCTTCCGAAATCAGAGATATCATCCTCGGTATGGAGATTGCTGCCCCCTCTGTTCAACGACAACAGATGGCCGAAATCGAAAAGACCACCGAAGCTCAGTCTCAGGTCACCGCCCTCCAGACCAAGACTACCAATATCCATGGAGACGAGATTGTCACAACTACTACCACCAACTACGAGCAGCAGACCTTCGCCTCCAAATCCGATTGGAGAGTTCGAGCCATCTCAGCTACCAACTTGCCATTGCGTGTCAACCACATTTTCGTTGGTAATGACGATGTCAAGGATGATGCTGGATCTTTCACCTATGTTATCCCCAAGAATGTCCTCAAGACGTTCATTGTTAATGGTGATCTTCGAACTCAAGTGGTAGCCTACTTGTACGGTACTTCGCCGCCTGATAATCCCCAAgtcaaggagatcaaggcAGTTGCATGGGTACCTCAACGAGGAAGCAACAATGGTGTTGAGCTTCCCGCTGCTCTTCCCAAACATGACTTCCTGCTCAAGGACCTGGAACCACTTGGATGGATCAAGACCCAGTCACAGGAATTGAACCATCTCTCTCCCGCCGACGTAACCACTCAAGCGAAGATCATGGCCAACCACTCCGAATGGGGACCTCAATCCATCTGTGTCACCTGCTCTTTCACGCCCGGTTCGGTATCGCTCAACGCATGGGAATTGTCGGTAGCTGGATTCGAGTGGGGAAGGAAGAACCAAGATGTCACGGGACAACATCCGGGATTCAACCCCTCCATGGCTAATAGGGTACAATTGCTCTTGTCAGATAGGATCTTGGGTATGACTCTGGTTCCCGAAGGTGGTGTATGGAACTACGGTGTTGGGTTGACTCAGTCGTGGAGCGACAAGTTGCCGTATAGTATGACGTTGGATAAACCTGAATCTTTCTGGGCTCCTTGTCATAGACCT AACGCTTTCCTTAACTTCGCTTCTATGGAAGGTGACGATGCTGCTGATGTCGAGAACAGCTTGGAATAA
- a CDS encoding phosphoribosylaminoimidazolesuccinocarboxamide synthase, translating to MADPAFTQQAAEKASTIALSPEKEAEYERITRNLQEYTGGDIIRNVLAKGEVVKAYWGTAPTGRPHIAYCVPLVKIADFLNAGVHVKVLLAGKCNILLHAFLDASKSTLQTVQYRVKYYSILLKTVFTVLGVPIDKLEFVTGSSYQLKADYTLDVYKFHALTSTREAEHAGADVVKESESPLMSSLLYPGLQALDEQYLDVDFQFGGVDQRKIFMYAAHFLPRLGYAKRAHLMNAMVPGLSGGKMSASDPKSKIDFLDSPADIKSKIKAALCPPGEVENNGVLAFIKAVLIPIQAMKNEQASSNSENTSVGAVSFVGAGAPEGTLFSITRPEKFGGDVHFSSYEELEKAYVSEQVHPGDLKGAVTEALINLLAPIQKAFEENKEWQEAEKLAYPDPAAAAAAASDKKVKKKDARKTAPTEEERAALRAAKEKEKAEKAAAKATAEGHPLKPAELQKSSQAAADAAPATIASGSGSSSTSCVTSTNLPKLKLLAKGKVRDIYALPGAEDQDKLLFVATDRMSAFDVIMNNGIPSKGITLTTLSLFWFDKLKNIIPNHVLTPSPSSCLASPADAWSEFPRSLDEYRDQLEGRSMIVKKCEVVKIEAIVRGYITGSAWSEYKKSQTVHGISMPAGLVESQKLPKPLFTPSTKADQGEHDENIHPDKVKDITGPELAEQIEKVAIRLYTEASEYALERGLILADTKFEFGLLPDPSSPNKTQLILIDEVLTPDSSRYWSSSEYVQGQPQASFDKQYLRDWLIKEGLKAKEDVTLPEHVVGETRRKYEEARDRVMGLGEFGKHGKIGVKAGDEELGLQTDQVEDAIQSEASKIGKHGRVGVKAGDEDLGLQTDQVEDAIQSEARKL from the exons ATGGCAGACCCAGCTTTCACTCAACAAGCAGCCGAAAAAGCTTCGACTATCGCTCTTTCCCCAGAGAAGGAAGCAGAGTACGAGCGGATCACCAGGAACTTGCAGGAATACACCGGTGGAGATATCATCAGGAATGTGTTGGCTAagggagaggtggtgaaAGCGTACTGGG GAACTGCTCCTACCGGTagac CTCACATCGCTTATTGTGTACCACTGGTGAAGATCGCGGACTTTTTGAACGCTGGTGTACACGTCAAAGTTCTTCTAGCAGGTAAGTGCAATATCCTC CTACACGCTTTCCTCGACGCTTCCAAGTCCACCTTACAAACCGTGCAATACCGAGTGAAATACtactccatcctcctcaagaCCGTTTTCACCGTTCTCGGTGTACCCATCGACAAGCTTGAATTCGTCACTGGATCAAGTTACCAGTTGAAAGCGGACTACACCTTGGATGTTTACAA ATTCCACGCTCTCACCTCGACAAGGGAAGCTGAACATGCTGGTGCGGACGTCGTGAAGGAGTCGGAATCACCTTTGATGAGCAGTCTGCTTTACCCTGGTCTTCAAGCATTAGATGAGCAATACTTGGACGTTGACTTCCAGTTTGGTGGTGTGGATCAG CGAAAAATCTTCATGTACGCTGCCCACTTCCTCCCACGACTAGGCTACGCCAAACGAGCGCATTTGATGAACGCCATGGTTCCTGGTCTATCTGGTGGAAAGATGTCAGCGTCCGACCCTAAGTCCAAGATAGATTTCCTTGATAGTCCCGCCGATATCAAGTCGAAGATCAAGGCTGCCCTGTGTCCACCTGGTGAAGTCGAGAACAACGGTGTATTAGCGTTTATCAAGGCGGTGTTGATACCCATTCAAGCAATGAAGAACGAACAAGCCTCTTCGAACAGTGAGAACACCTCGGTAGGCGCGGTCAGCTTTGTCGGTGCTGGTGCACCCGAGGGTACCTTATTCAGTATCACGAGACCTGAGAAGTTCGGTGGAGATGTTCATTTCTCATCTTACGAGGAATTGGAAAAGGCCTATGTGTCTGAGCAAGTCCACCCTGGTGATTTGAAGGGTGCAGTGACGGAAGCTTTGATCAACCTCTTGGCTCCTATACAAAAAGCATTTGAAGAGAACAAAGAATGGCAAGAAGCGGAGAAGCTAGCTTATCCTGATCCGGCTGCCGCTGCTGCAGCCGCATCAGACAAGAAGGTA aaaaagaaggatgCCCGAAAAACAGCTCCtacagaggaagagcgagCCGCTTTACGAGCAgcaaaggaaaaggagaaggcCGAGAAGGCAGCTGCCAAAGCTACTGCGGAAGGTCACCCTTTAAAACCTGCTGAACTGCAGAAATCATCCCAAGCTGCTGCCGACGCTGCTCCTGCTACGATCGCTAGCGGAAGTGGATCCTCTTCGACATCTTGTGTCACTTCGACCAACCTGCCGAAACTCAAGCTACTTGCTAAGGGTAAAGTACGAGATATCTACGCCTTACCTGGAGCTGAGGATCAGGACAAGTTGTTGTTTGTCGCTACGGATAGGATGAGTGCTTTTGATGTAATCATGAACAAT GGAATCCCTTCGAAAGGTATCACACTTACTACTCTCTCGCTATTCTGGTTCGACAAGCTCAAGAATATCATCCCTAATCACGTGCTCACTCCCTCGCCTTCCTCATGTCTCGCCTCACCTGCAGATGCTTGGTCCGAATTCCCGAGATCGTTAGATGAGTACAGAGATCAATTAGAGGGTAGAAGCATGATCGTCAAGAAGTGTGAGGTCGTGAAGATTGAGGCGATTGTAAGAGGGTACATCACTG GCTCTGCATGGTCGGAATACAAGAAATCCCAGACCGTCCACGGTATCTCCATGCCAGCAGGATTGGTCGAATCTCAGAAATTGCCCAAACCATTGTTCACCCCTTCTACTAAGGCTGATCAAGGTGAACACGATGAGAACATCCATCCTGATAAAG TCAAAGACATTACTGGACCTGAACTCGCCGAGCAGATCGAGAAAGTCGCTATACGTCTCTACACCGAGGCATCAGAATATGCCTTGGAAAGAGGTCTGATTTTGGCAGATACCAAATTCGAATTCGGCCTTTTACCTGACCCATCTTCACCGAACAAAACCCAGTTGATTCTGATTGACGAAGTTCTTACCCCCGATTCATCAAGGTACTGGTCCTCCTCCGAATACGTCCAGGGTCAACCCCAAGCATCGTTCGATAAGCAATACCTCCGAGATTGGCTCATCAAGGAGGGTTTGAAAGCTAAGGAAGACGTGACGTTGCCTGAACATGTGGTGGGcgagacgaggaggaaaTATGAGGAAGCGAGAGATAGGGTCATGGGTTTGGGCGAGTTTGGGAAACATGGGAAGATTGGGGTGAAAGCtggagatgaggagttggGATTGCAGACTgatcaggtggaggatgCTATTCAGTCTGAGGCTAGCAAGATTGGAAAACATGGAAGAGTCGGAGTGAAGGCTGGCGATGAGGATCTGGGGTTACAAACGGATCAGGTAGAAGATGCGATTCAGTCTGAGGCTAGGAAGTTGTAG